One stretch of Dyella jiangningensis DNA includes these proteins:
- a CDS encoding sigma 54-interacting transcriptional regulator, producing the protein MTVMLGQSSAFQRLREQLRRYAECDIQVLIEGETGTGKELAAREIHYASARSGRPFVPVNCGALPDNLIENELFGHERGAYTDARCAQPGLIDHARGGTLFLDEVDTLSSKAQVTLLRFLENNEYRPVGGGLARVSNARVIAATNSCLEEEVAAGRFRRDLQYRLNALNVRMPPLRERDGDVPLLAEHFLDVTARRLEGRSKQWSGDAMRILCAHAWPGNVRELENVVLRAYMQADGDVIEAFAVAELVDGASAPVGEPAHGDDRFGYHAARHHAIHVFERGYLLGLMERTQGNVTAAARLSGTERRQLGKLLKKHGIDTRRFRTQS; encoded by the coding sequence ATGACTGTCATGCTAGGACAATCATCGGCGTTCCAGCGGCTGCGTGAACAGCTTCGCCGCTACGCCGAATGCGACATCCAGGTGCTGATCGAGGGGGAGACCGGCACCGGAAAGGAACTCGCCGCGCGGGAGATCCATTACGCCAGCGCACGGAGCGGGCGTCCCTTCGTACCCGTCAATTGCGGGGCGTTGCCGGACAACCTCATCGAGAACGAACTGTTCGGCCACGAACGCGGCGCGTACACCGATGCGCGTTGCGCGCAGCCAGGCCTGATCGACCACGCGCGCGGCGGCACGCTGTTCCTCGATGAAGTGGACACCTTGTCGAGCAAGGCGCAGGTCACCTTGCTGCGCTTCCTGGAAAACAACGAGTACCGCCCGGTGGGTGGCGGCCTCGCGCGCGTGTCGAATGCGCGGGTCATCGCCGCCACCAACAGTTGCCTGGAGGAAGAAGTGGCGGCGGGCCGCTTTCGCCGTGACCTGCAATACCGGCTCAACGCCCTGAATGTACGCATGCCACCGCTTCGCGAGCGCGACGGCGACGTACCGCTGTTGGCCGAACACTTTCTGGACGTGACGGCGCGCCGGCTCGAAGGGCGCTCCAAACAGTGGAGCGGGGACGCCATGCGCATTCTTTGTGCGCATGCTTGGCCCGGCAACGTGCGCGAGCTGGAGAACGTCGTGCTTCGCGCTTACATGCAGGCCGATGGCGACGTCATCGAAGCCTTCGCAGTGGCCGAACTGGTCGACGGTGCGTCGGCGCCTGTCGGCGAGCCCGCGCATGGTGATGACCGGTTTGGTTATCACGCGGCACGTCACCACGCGATCCACGTGTTCGAGCGCGGCTATCTGCTGGGATTGATGGAGCGCACGCAAGGCAACGTCACGGCGGCGGCACGCCTGTCCGGCACCGAGCGCCGGCAGCTTGGCAAGCTGCTCAAGAAGCACGGCATCGATACGCGTCGCTTCCGCACGCAGTCGTAG
- a CDS encoding phage tail sheath family protein yields MPATLSYPGVYIEEIPSGVRTITGVATSITAFIGRAAKGPIDADPDGPVLVNSYGDYERNFGALDPAYPMGYAVRDFYLNGGAQAIIVRLYEGDASKAKANFDITNLTLEAASAGTWANPLRVRIDTQVSDEVAALYGLTKGDLFNVTVRDMTSGAQESFLNVSAKDSPRRVDRVLKAGSSLIRVKDGTLTNAVPAAMSDAPTGKTVWDQDGSSVGVKNKGVDSPALQPGTYEGNADDKTGMYALKKVDLFNLLCIPADTRGGDTDSGVYQQAMAFCVDRRALLIVDAPAAWSSANAITGQNNKALTDLNLNGTAARNAAVFFPRVLESDPARQGQIDTFVPCGIIAGVMARTDTQRGVWKAPAGLDAALNGIQGLSVVLTDGENGQLNPLGVNCLRSFPASGAVVWGSRTLRGSDLLADDYKYIPVRRLALYIEESLFRGTQWVVFEPNDDPLWAQIRLNVGAFMHNLFRQGAFQGKTPQDAYFVKCDSETTTQNDINLGIVNIVVGFAPLKPAEFVVIQLQQMAGQIQT; encoded by the coding sequence ATGCCAGCCACACTGAGTTACCCAGGCGTCTACATCGAGGAGATTCCCAGTGGCGTCCGCACCATCACCGGCGTCGCGACCTCGATCACCGCCTTCATCGGCCGGGCAGCGAAAGGTCCCATCGACGCCGATCCGGATGGTCCCGTGCTGGTCAACAGCTATGGCGACTACGAGCGCAATTTCGGCGCGCTCGATCCGGCTTATCCGATGGGTTATGCCGTGCGCGATTTCTATCTGAATGGCGGAGCACAGGCGATCATCGTGCGGCTGTACGAGGGCGATGCGAGCAAGGCCAAGGCCAACTTCGACATCACGAACCTGACGCTTGAGGCGGCCTCCGCGGGAACCTGGGCCAACCCGTTGCGCGTACGCATCGATACCCAGGTGTCGGATGAGGTGGCGGCGCTGTATGGGCTGACGAAAGGCGACCTGTTCAACGTGACCGTGCGCGACATGACCAGCGGCGCGCAGGAATCGTTTCTCAACGTGTCCGCCAAAGACAGTCCGCGCCGCGTGGATCGCGTGCTGAAAGCGGGGTCGTCCTTGATCCGCGTGAAGGATGGCACGCTGACGAACGCGGTGCCGGCCGCAATGAGCGATGCGCCAACCGGCAAGACGGTGTGGGACCAGGATGGCAGTTCGGTCGGCGTCAAGAACAAGGGCGTGGACAGCCCCGCACTGCAGCCCGGCACCTATGAGGGCAACGCCGACGACAAGACCGGCATGTATGCGCTCAAGAAGGTGGACCTGTTCAACCTGCTGTGCATTCCGGCCGACACGCGCGGCGGCGACACCGATTCTGGCGTGTATCAGCAGGCCATGGCGTTCTGCGTCGATCGGCGTGCGCTGCTGATCGTGGATGCGCCAGCGGCGTGGTCGAGCGCGAATGCGATCACCGGCCAGAACAACAAGGCGCTGACCGACCTCAACCTCAACGGCACGGCTGCGCGCAATGCGGCGGTGTTCTTCCCGCGCGTGCTGGAATCCGATCCGGCACGACAAGGACAGATCGACACCTTCGTGCCCTGCGGCATCATCGCGGGCGTGATGGCACGCACCGATACGCAGCGCGGCGTGTGGAAGGCGCCGGCGGGACTGGACGCGGCACTCAATGGCATCCAGGGGCTCTCGGTGGTGCTCACGGATGGCGAGAACGGCCAGCTCAATCCCCTCGGCGTGAACTGCCTGCGCAGCTTCCCGGCCAGTGGCGCGGTGGTGTGGGGTTCGCGCACGCTGCGTGGCTCGGACCTGCTGGCGGACGACTACAAGTACATCCCGGTGCGTCGCCTCGCGCTCTACATCGAAGAGAGCCTGTTCCGCGGCACGCAGTGGGTGGTGTTCGAGCCCAACGACGATCCGCTGTGGGCACAGATACGACTCAACGTCGGCGCGTTCATGCACAACCTGTTCCGCCAGGGCGCGTTCCAGGGCAAGACCCCGCAGGACGCGTACTTCGTCAAGTGCGACAGCGAAACCACCACGCAGAACGACATCAACCTCGGCATCGTCAACATCGTGGTCGGTTTCGCGCCACTGAAGCCCGCCGAATTCGTGGTCATCCAGCTGCAGCAGATGGCCGGCCAGATCCAGACCTGA
- a CDS encoding phage tail protein, giving the protein MAQFSVNAQRFDPYKNFKFRVKWDGRYVAGVSKVSGLKRTTEVVKHREGGDPSSSRKSPGRTEYDAITIERGVTHDLEFEKWANKIWNYGAGLGAEVSLKDFRKDLILEVYNEAGQLALAYKIYRCWVSEYQAMPDLDANANAVAIQHIKLENEGWERDVGVQEPTEPSFTVPAG; this is encoded by the coding sequence ATGGCTCAGTTCAGCGTGAACGCGCAGCGCTTCGATCCCTACAAGAACTTCAAGTTCCGGGTGAAGTGGGACGGCCGCTATGTGGCGGGTGTCAGCAAGGTATCGGGCTTGAAGCGCACGACCGAAGTGGTGAAGCACCGCGAGGGTGGCGACCCGAGCAGCAGCCGGAAGTCGCCAGGGCGCACCGAGTACGACGCCATCACCATCGAGCGTGGCGTCACCCACGATCTGGAATTCGAAAAGTGGGCGAACAAGATCTGGAACTACGGCGCAGGGCTGGGCGCCGAAGTGTCGCTGAAGGATTTCCGCAAGGACCTGATCCTCGAGGTCTACAACGAGGCAGGCCAGCTTGCGCTGGCCTACAAGATCTACCGTTGCTGGGTGTCGGAATACCAGGCCATGCCGGACCTGGACGCCAACGCCAACGCGGTGGCCATCCAGCACATCAAGCTGGAGAACGAGGGCTGGGAACGCGACGTCGGCGTCCAGGAGCCCACCGAACCCAGCTTCACGGTGCCCGCGGGCTGA
- a CDS encoding DUF4255 domain-containing protein, translating to MSNVLAIAAATRTLRNLLLTQMPALDNELSDLEVTLQPPDIARKGISKAQLNVFLYQVVFNAAWRNMDMPGRTRPGETAQPALALNLHYLLTAWGRGDTDSDAISHRVLAAAMSTLHDRAVLDGNDIRNALPDNDLADQIERVRFTPLPQSVDDISKLWTAFQTNYRVSSAYEATVVLIDSQAPARASLPVLKRGAQDRGVIDVPSTAPTLSSLALPHQQSAARLGDDLVLGGSQLTAMNAVVRFESLRLDAPVDVAPVAGDVAGTLRVHLADPVQDADAPTRWTPGIYTLSLLVQSPDLPALISNEIPLALAPVITVSPLTAPAGTVDLTVTCMPRLRDGQRVFLVFGDQLVVPTTVTQPGDLHQPSSLAFKVAGVAKGTYTVRLRVDGADSIPVDFSGSVPAFDGNQQVVVS from the coding sequence ATGAGCAACGTACTGGCCATCGCCGCCGCCACGCGCACGCTGCGCAACCTGCTGCTGACGCAGATGCCTGCGCTGGACAACGAGCTGAGCGATCTCGAAGTGACGCTGCAGCCGCCGGATATCGCGCGCAAGGGCATCAGCAAGGCGCAGCTCAACGTCTTCCTCTACCAGGTGGTGTTCAACGCCGCGTGGCGAAACATGGACATGCCGGGCCGCACGCGGCCGGGTGAAACCGCGCAGCCGGCGCTGGCGTTGAACCTGCATTACCTGCTGACCGCCTGGGGGCGTGGCGACACGGACAGTGATGCCATCAGCCATCGCGTGCTGGCCGCCGCGATGAGCACGCTGCACGACCGCGCCGTGCTCGATGGCAACGACATCCGCAATGCCTTGCCCGACAACGATCTCGCCGACCAGATCGAACGGGTGCGCTTCACGCCGCTGCCGCAGAGCGTGGACGACATCTCCAAGTTGTGGACCGCCTTCCAGACCAACTACCGCGTGTCGTCCGCGTACGAGGCGACCGTGGTGCTGATCGACAGCCAGGCGCCGGCCCGAGCCAGCCTGCCGGTGCTCAAGCGCGGTGCGCAGGATCGCGGTGTGATCGACGTGCCGTCCACGGCGCCTACGTTGTCCTCGCTGGCGCTGCCACACCAGCAGTCCGCGGCGCGGCTCGGCGACGACCTGGTGCTGGGTGGCAGCCAGCTCACCGCCATGAATGCCGTGGTCCGGTTCGAAAGCCTGCGGCTGGATGCGCCCGTCGACGTGGCGCCGGTGGCGGGCGATGTGGCCGGCACGCTGCGCGTGCACCTTGCCGATCCCGTGCAGGACGCCGACGCTCCCACGCGCTGGACGCCCGGGATCTACACGCTTTCGCTGCTGGTGCAGTCGCCGGACTTGCCCGCGCTGATCAGCAACGAAATTCCGTTGGCACTGGCGCCCGTCATCACGGTGAGCCCGCTGACGGCCCCCGCAGGTACCGTCGATCTCACGGTGACGTGCATGCCGCGATTGCGCGACGGGCAGCGCGTCTTCCTCGTGTTCGGCGATCAGCTCGTGGTGCCGACGACCGTCACGCAACCAGGCGACCTGCATCAACCCAGCTCGCTTGCATTCAAGGTGGCGGGCGTCGCCAAGGGCACCTACACCGTGCGGCTTCGCGTGGATGGCGCGGACAGCATTCCGGTCGACTTCAGCGGCAGCGTGCCGGCGTTCGATGGCAACCAGCAGGTGGTGGTGTCATGA
- a CDS encoding ATP-binding protein: MSDYAEWLSANDQYLATALADIRQRLQRAAASQKASPSEARTVDASAPVAMSPPVAAPAVAPRHAGWLSRMFGEHATEAITPAPLPAPAAQDGPPEQSSMSFEVPEETPTSGAASPAPPPASQPISALQLLAQQLGLSDFERSVLLLCIGMELDTRMPGLCAQAQHDANKPWPTFALAFAVLDQPSWDALSPERPLRYWRLLDIHQPGPQPLIGAALSADERIVNFVKGMNYLDDRLTPLLTPLAPLSLPPSQQAVADRIIDGLRHVPPGDALPVVQLVGADSASKQAMAQVVAMAFGAQAFRLSAELLPTALAEQENLIRLWQRECRLMPVALYVDAADIDHADAGAAAVKRFMARAGGLTFIDTREPWSSSAVPMVSADIAKPTSVEQRSAWQRLLGEGSEQHAQQLAGHFDFNLGKIGQVAHAALAATEKDATALGDTLWHGALARTRPSLDQLAQHIVPKASWDDLKLPEVEKNLLHQIADQVSQRGTVYDDWGFRERMNRGLSITALFAGESGTGKTMAAEVIANALGLSLYRIDLSAVVSKYIGETEKNLRKLFDAAEEGGCILFFDEADALFGRRSEVKDSHDRYANIEVNYLLQRLENFHGLAILATNMKNALDSAFLRRIRFVVNFPFPNVAEREAIWRSVFPAKAAVGPLDVALLAKLALTGGSIQGIALNAAFLAAKAGVQITMPLILDAARAEFRKLDKPVNEADFRWLETAGGKP, from the coding sequence ATGAGCGACTACGCCGAGTGGCTGAGCGCGAACGACCAATACCTCGCCACCGCACTGGCGGACATCCGGCAGCGCCTGCAGCGCGCCGCGGCATCGCAGAAGGCGTCGCCCTCGGAGGCGCGTACCGTGGATGCCTCGGCACCGGTCGCCATGTCGCCGCCGGTGGCTGCACCCGCCGTCGCTCCCCGGCATGCCGGCTGGTTGTCCCGCATGTTCGGTGAACACGCGACGGAAGCGATCACCCCGGCACCCCTGCCTGCGCCGGCCGCGCAGGACGGTCCGCCGGAGCAGTCGTCCATGTCGTTCGAGGTGCCGGAAGAGACGCCGACTTCCGGCGCGGCCTCGCCCGCACCGCCGCCGGCCAGCCAGCCGATCTCCGCCTTGCAGCTGCTGGCGCAGCAGTTGGGCCTTTCCGACTTCGAGCGCAGCGTGCTGCTGCTGTGCATCGGCATGGAGCTGGATACGCGCATGCCGGGCCTGTGCGCCCAGGCCCAGCACGACGCGAACAAACCGTGGCCCACGTTCGCACTGGCGTTTGCCGTGCTCGATCAGCCGAGCTGGGACGCTTTGTCGCCCGAGCGGCCGCTGCGCTACTGGCGCCTGCTCGACATCCATCAACCGGGGCCGCAGCCGCTGATCGGTGCGGCGCTCAGCGCGGACGAGCGCATCGTCAACTTCGTCAAGGGCATGAACTACCTGGACGATCGCCTGACGCCCTTGCTCACGCCGCTGGCTCCGCTGTCACTGCCGCCGTCGCAGCAGGCCGTGGCCGATCGCATCATCGATGGCCTGCGCCATGTGCCACCCGGGGATGCGTTGCCCGTGGTGCAACTGGTGGGCGCCGACAGCGCGAGCAAGCAGGCCATGGCGCAGGTGGTGGCCATGGCGTTCGGCGCGCAGGCTTTCCGGCTGTCGGCCGAACTGCTGCCCACGGCGCTGGCCGAGCAGGAAAACCTGATCCGGCTTTGGCAGCGCGAGTGCCGACTGATGCCGGTGGCGCTGTATGTCGATGCCGCCGATATCGACCACGCCGATGCAGGTGCGGCTGCGGTGAAGCGCTTCATGGCACGCGCAGGCGGCCTCACCTTCATCGATACGCGCGAGCCGTGGAGCAGCAGTGCCGTGCCGATGGTCAGTGCCGACATCGCCAAGCCGACGTCCGTGGAGCAGCGCTCGGCGTGGCAGCGCCTGCTGGGCGAAGGCTCCGAGCAGCATGCCCAGCAGCTGGCCGGACATTTCGACTTCAATCTCGGCAAGATCGGGCAGGTGGCGCACGCGGCGCTTGCCGCCACGGAAAAGGACGCGACTGCGCTGGGTGACACCCTCTGGCACGGCGCGCTGGCCCGCACGCGCCCTTCGTTGGACCAGCTGGCCCAGCACATCGTGCCCAAGGCGAGCTGGGACGACCTCAAGCTGCCGGAAGTCGAAAAGAACCTGCTGCACCAGATCGCCGACCAGGTGTCGCAGCGCGGCACCGTCTACGACGACTGGGGCTTCCGCGAACGCATGAATCGCGGTCTTTCGATCACCGCGCTGTTCGCGGGCGAAAGCGGCACGGGCAAGACGATGGCGGCGGAAGTCATCGCCAATGCGCTGGGCCTGTCGTTGTACCGCATCGATCTTTCGGCGGTGGTCAGCAAGTACATCGGCGAAACGGAAAAGAACCTGCGCAAGCTGTTCGACGCGGCGGAAGAGGGTGGCTGCATCCTGTTCTTCGACGAAGCCGATGCGTTGTTCGGCCGGCGCAGCGAAGTGAAGGACAGCCACGACCGCTACGCCAACATCGAGGTGAACTACCTGCTGCAACGCCTGGAGAACTTCCACGGCCTGGCCATCCTTGCCACCAACATGAAGAACGCGCTCGACAGCGCTTTCCTGCGACGGATCCGCTTCGTGGTGAACTTCCCGTTTCCCAATGTCGCCGAGCGCGAAGCCATCTGGCGCTCGGTGTTTCCCGCCAAGGCGGCGGTCGGCCCACTGGATGTCGCCTTGCTTGCCAAACTGGCGCTCACGGGCGGAAGCATCCAGGGCATCGCGTTGAATGCCGCCTTCCTCGCCGCCAAGGCCGGCGTGCAGATCACCATGCCGCTGATTCTCGACGCCGCCCGCGCGGAATTCCGCAAGCTGGACAAGCCCGTCAACGAGGCGGACTTCCGCTGGCTGGAAACAGCGGGAGGAAAACCATGA
- a CDS encoding DUF4157 domain-containing protein, translated as MAERTAVAGAARSPVVTAARMLQRKCRCGTHSHGHAECGECARKRGGLQRKLAIGASHDPLEVEADRVASQVMTGAAPTGIGAAGPRIQRASGGDGSAGQEAPGSVGEVLSSPGEPMPGDLRSDMESRFRHDFSAVRLHTGGAAARSARDVDASAYTAGSHIVWGSSASSLQTPSGRLLLAHELTHVVQQSAANVIRRCINPKKNDPIYDSVANSIRNTPDFKTLDPPDKAEAEGIITDAKKKAGCLYYIGELFALFTTKDKPPAAIAKETQAATVVAASTEKARVAKPAEAKNLNVEEKASADPARKYVKIKGKFGGGTYEVDNRDPKNIVVRAKVFLKAAGSGTAADVANITSMEDAIEKAASRPGFIVDISFVNAPDADTFTAEVDPSRWEVATNWSGGDPTGFAHELLHMFAYELDRYDYIQSHARNASMLVKERVHWFAMQLTKPAGFDNPASLMGEGQHPLNDDACRVAGLDVATCVAARQKP; from the coding sequence ATGGCTGAACGCACGGCTGTCGCCGGTGCTGCCAGGTCGCCCGTCGTGACGGCCGCGCGGATGCTGCAGCGTAAGTGTCGTTGCGGCACCCACAGCCATGGCCATGCCGAATGCGGGGAATGCGCAAGGAAGCGGGGCGGTCTGCAACGCAAGCTTGCCATCGGCGCGAGTCACGATCCGCTCGAAGTCGAGGCGGATCGCGTGGCCTCGCAGGTGATGACGGGGGCGGCGCCGACCGGTATCGGAGCCGCGGGGCCGCGAATCCAGCGTGCCAGTGGCGGGGATGGCAGTGCAGGGCAGGAGGCGCCGGGCAGCGTCGGTGAGGTGCTTTCCTCGCCCGGCGAGCCCATGCCGGGCGATCTCCGCAGCGACATGGAATCGCGTTTCAGGCATGACTTCAGCGCAGTGCGCCTGCACACCGGAGGCGCGGCCGCACGGTCGGCTCGCGATGTCGATGCCAGCGCCTACACCGCGGGCAGCCACATCGTATGGGGTTCGAGTGCTTCCTCGCTGCAGACGCCGTCCGGCCGCCTGCTGTTGGCGCACGAGCTGACCCACGTCGTGCAGCAGTCGGCGGCCAACGTGATCCGTCGCTGCATCAATCCCAAGAAGAACGACCCCATCTACGACTCGGTTGCGAATTCCATCCGCAACACGCCCGACTTCAAGACCCTGGATCCACCGGACAAGGCCGAGGCGGAAGGCATCATTACCGACGCCAAGAAGAAGGCGGGTTGCCTTTACTACATCGGCGAGCTGTTTGCGCTGTTCACCACGAAGGACAAGCCACCGGCAGCGATCGCCAAGGAAACGCAGGCAGCCACCGTGGTGGCCGCCAGCACCGAGAAGGCACGCGTCGCCAAGCCCGCCGAGGCGAAGAACCTCAATGTGGAGGAAAAGGCATCGGCCGATCCTGCGCGAAAGTACGTCAAGATCAAAGGCAAGTTCGGCGGTGGAACGTATGAGGTCGACAACCGCGACCCGAAGAACATCGTCGTTCGGGCGAAGGTGTTCCTGAAGGCGGCCGGAAGCGGCACCGCGGCGGACGTGGCCAACATCACGTCGATGGAAGACGCCATCGAGAAGGCTGCCTCACGTCCCGGGTTCATCGTCGACATCAGTTTCGTCAATGCGCCTGACGCAGACACGTTCACGGCCGAAGTGGACCCGTCGAGATGGGAAGTCGCGACGAACTGGTCCGGCGGCGATCCGACCGGGTTCGCCCACGAGCTGCTGCACATGTTCGCCTACGAGCTCGATCGCTACGACTACATCCAGTCCCATGCGCGCAACGCCTCGATGCTCGTGAAAGAACGCGTTCATTGGTTTGCCATGCAGCTGACCAAGCCTGCCGGTTTCGACAACCCGGCGTCCCTGATGGGTGAAGGCCAGCATCCGTTGAACGATGACGCATGCCGTGTCGCGGGGCTGGACGTCGCCACCTGCGTTGCCGCGCGCCAGAAGCCATGA
- a CDS encoding eCIS core domain-containing protein, protein MSDVLAGTGRPLDGATRGRMEQRFSHDFSGVRIHSDSQAARSAQAVGALAYTVGQHIVFGEGRFAPQSGAGQRLLAHELTHTIQQRTAPASLNPRLSVGASDTAEEVEADRVADHVMSGRKIPAIGAGAIPLLRRQTLPDGGGDADAKSEPDFSQPQKRGAQGRAASVDAGKRGDDEVKIRIIRYLCACRGRNVTRTSASAQLQPNPGVTLEICNGQVTARVTGDIVPSTATTGTAKVGVDVNVAGKANVGVQGQIQNTGNEPQVGPSADVRVKLPNGGQIGASGGALRGTQSGKWSGQGGIGYQTPGGTTVGGQVSAQQGGPVVVTGGLNIPLGGQNVSNKTCRECYCPLSYQCYADVVPRDYDTPTTYDVEQRGRLRYYFSLDKADDTTDPTLKGESTRTLDEVAKQVAAGSKVRSITGYASPEDNREKPEPNQKLSMDRAKRLHDLLGARLGASASLPSPAAGGELLGRAPTIAPGSSLAQAMLDAGFGDPEDVTQFLVGSDIPNPKLADQFLGLLDRVTEPADRLKLFGVGADSPAAPKLLAAIELFRKNRGRGRRPWEGIFGFLRYATVELSTTHKEAGTEHHRTTGSLTPMAEAVCKPYAIKAEATNSFGPAEREPDKNVDCPSEPANLPETDKQCHYD, encoded by the coding sequence GTGAGCGACGTGCTGGCGGGTACCGGCCGGCCGCTTGATGGAGCAACGCGTGGAAGGATGGAGCAGCGCTTCAGTCATGACTTCAGTGGCGTGCGCATACATTCCGACTCGCAGGCCGCGCGGTCCGCCCAGGCGGTGGGCGCTCTTGCGTATACCGTCGGGCAGCACATCGTGTTTGGGGAGGGGCGATTTGCACCGCAGTCGGGCGCGGGTCAACGGCTGCTGGCCCATGAGTTGACCCACACCATCCAGCAACGCACGGCACCGGCATCGTTGAATCCGCGATTGAGCGTCGGGGCCAGCGATACGGCGGAAGAGGTCGAGGCCGATCGCGTGGCCGATCATGTGATGTCGGGCAGAAAGATTCCTGCCATTGGTGCGGGCGCCATACCGTTGCTGCGGCGCCAGACGCTGCCTGATGGCGGCGGTGACGCGGACGCCAAGTCCGAGCCGGACTTCAGCCAGCCGCAGAAGCGTGGCGCGCAAGGGCGGGCCGCGTCGGTCGATGCCGGCAAGCGCGGCGACGATGAGGTGAAGATTCGCATCATCCGCTATCTGTGTGCCTGCAGGGGGCGCAATGTCACTCGTACCAGTGCGTCGGCACAGCTACAGCCCAATCCCGGCGTAACGCTGGAAATCTGCAATGGGCAGGTGACTGCGCGCGTGACGGGAGACATCGTGCCCAGCACCGCTACCACCGGCACGGCCAAGGTGGGCGTGGACGTCAACGTCGCGGGCAAGGCGAATGTCGGGGTTCAGGGGCAGATCCAAAACACCGGTAATGAGCCGCAGGTGGGCCCGTCGGCCGACGTGCGTGTGAAGCTACCGAACGGTGGGCAGATCGGAGCGAGCGGCGGCGCACTTAGGGGTACGCAGTCTGGCAAGTGGAGCGGCCAGGGCGGCATTGGCTATCAAACGCCTGGTGGGACGACTGTCGGTGGACAGGTTTCGGCCCAACAAGGAGGTCCCGTCGTCGTCACAGGGGGCCTGAACATACCTCTTGGTGGCCAGAACGTGAGCAACAAGACCTGTCGCGAGTGCTATTGCCCGCTTTCGTACCAGTGCTATGCAGACGTCGTGCCGCGCGATTACGACACGCCGACCACGTACGACGTCGAGCAGCGCGGTCGGCTTCGCTATTACTTCAGCCTCGACAAGGCCGATGACACCACCGATCCGACGCTCAAGGGCGAATCGACCAGGACGCTGGACGAGGTAGCAAAACAGGTGGCTGCCGGAAGCAAGGTTCGCTCGATCACGGGCTATGCCTCGCCGGAGGACAATCGCGAGAAGCCCGAGCCGAACCAGAAGCTCTCGATGGATCGTGCGAAGCGCCTGCATGACCTGCTCGGCGCGCGCCTCGGGGCGAGCGCTTCGCTTCCTTCTCCCGCCGCCGGCGGCGAACTGCTGGGGCGCGCGCCGACGATCGCGCCGGGCAGCAGCCTTGCGCAGGCCATGCTGGATGCAGGCTTTGGTGACCCGGAAGACGTCACGCAGTTCCTCGTCGGCAGCGATATCCCCAACCCCAAGTTGGCCGATCAGTTCCTCGGGCTGCTCGATCGCGTGACCGAGCCTGCCGACAGGCTGAAGCTCTTTGGCGTGGGGGCTGATTCACCGGCGGCCCCCAAGCTGCTGGCCGCCATCGAGCTGTTCCGCAAGAACCGCGGACGCGGCCGCAGGCCGTGGGAAGGCATCTTCGGCTTCCTGCGTTACGCGACGGTGGAGCTCAGTACCACGCACAAGGAGGCGGGGACAGAGCATCACCGCACGACGGGCTCGTTGACGCCGATGGCCGAGGCCGTATGCAAGCCCTACGCGATCAAGGCAGAGGCGACGAACAGTTTTGGTCCCGCCGAGCGAGAGCCTGACAAGAACGTCGACTGTCCGAGCGAACCCGCCAATCTTCCCGAGACCGACAAACAATGCCATTACGACTGA